The following proteins are encoded in a genomic region of Methanomicrobiales archaeon HGW-Methanomicrobiales-1:
- a CDS encoding epoxyqueuosine reductase encodes MSNIIREQVCGKCAELDIPVVGFASAQRWDTLPFEPWVPREFRPQAIWPEVKTVIVIGIPVSLPIVETAPSIWYHELYHTVNTLLDTSAFRIAASLNAQGIPSVSLPRDGYGSIGILKEKPVVFFSHRHAAYLAGLGTFGINNVLLTPQFGPRVRFTSVFTTAEITPDPIMEESLCTQCMRCVHACPVNAIPGPEYPEGITDKITCATRSEALHKRSISPCGICLKVCPVGEDRIPFHREDMGIYDEDKTGFDNYHAAWKHVRSYGSR; translated from the coding sequence ATGAGCAATATAATCAGGGAGCAGGTCTGCGGCAAATGTGCTGAACTGGATATCCCAGTCGTGGGATTTGCTTCTGCCCAGCGCTGGGATACACTACCCTTCGAACCCTGGGTTCCCCGCGAGTTCCGGCCCCAGGCAATCTGGCCGGAAGTAAAGACCGTGATTGTCATCGGCATCCCGGTCAGCCTTCCCATTGTCGAGACGGCTCCTTCCATCTGGTACCATGAACTGTACCATACAGTCAATACGCTGCTGGACACCAGTGCGTTCCGTATTGCTGCATCCTTAAACGCACAGGGTATTCCCTCGGTCAGCCTCCCCCGGGACGGGTACGGATCGATCGGGATACTGAAGGAAAAACCGGTTGTCTTCTTTTCCCACCGCCATGCAGCCTACCTCGCCGGCCTGGGAACATTCGGGATCAATAATGTGCTGCTGACCCCGCAGTTCGGTCCCCGGGTCCGGTTCACCTCCGTCTTCACGACCGCAGAGATCACTCCTGATCCCATCATGGAAGAATCACTCTGCACACAATGCATGCGGTGTGTCCATGCCTGCCCGGTCAACGCGATCCCGGGGCCGGAATACCCGGAGGGAATTACTGACAAGATTACGTGTGCCACCCGATCCGAAGCCCTGCACAAACGCTCCATTTCTCCCTGCGGAATCTGCCTCAAAGTCTGTCCGGTGGGAGAGGATCGTATACCGTTCCACCGCGAGGATATGGGCATATATGATGAGGATAAAACCGGGTTCGACAACTATCACGCAGCATGGAAACATGTTCGGTCCTACGGAAGCAGATGA
- a CDS encoding secondary thiamine-phosphate synthase enzyme yields the protein MFTRTLHVTTHREGDVIDLSDQVKKIVTESGISTGLVHLFVQHSTAALTTIEFEPGVLQDLKRALSVLAPDNADYAHNTRWGDGNGRSHVKAALVGPSLTIPIENGNLLCGTWQQIVLLELDVNAGRERTVICTVTGE from the coding sequence ATGTTTACCAGAACCCTGCACGTAACAACACACCGTGAAGGCGATGTGATCGATCTATCGGACCAGGTGAAAAAAATCGTGACGGAGAGCGGGATCAGCACGGGGCTGGTCCATCTCTTTGTGCAGCACTCGACAGCGGCACTGACCACGATCGAGTTCGAACCCGGGGTACTGCAGGATCTCAAACGAGCCCTGTCCGTTCTTGCTCCGGATAATGCAGACTATGCCCATAATACCCGCTGGGGTGACGGCAACGGCCGCTCGCATGTAAAGGCAGCACTGGTGGGACCATCACTGACGATTCCTATTGAGAACGGTAACCTGTTATGCGGCACCTGGCAACAGATCGTGCTGCTGGAACTGGATGTCAATGCCGGGCGGGAGAGAACAGTCATCTGCACCGTTACCGGAGAATAA
- a CDS encoding DNA gyrase subunit A — MTSEVPPASGPETHRTEPISIAHEMKTSYINYAMSVIIGRAIPDVRDGLKPVHRRSLFAMWEMGNTSDKPTKKSARVVGEVMGKFHPHGDASIYDTIVKMAQPFSYRNMLVQGQGNFGSVDGDSAAASRYTEVRLFPYAEALLEDLDKDTVRFIPNYDESLKEPTVLPSKIPNLLVNGTDGIAVGMATKMPPHNLREVCAAVNLYLDNPEIPVEEIMKVMPGPDFPTGGVMMGTEGVKNIYTTGQGRVVVRGVATIEESEGGNRGDRIIVSELPYQVNKAQWITNIAEMVKEKRIDGLSDIRDESDKDGIRVVFELRKGTISAVILNQLYKLTALESSFSAINLAIVENQPKVLNLHGLLKNFVHHRIEVIRRRSEFDLKKAQDKVHILIGLLIALSKIDLIIKAIRASDSVDNARLALITQFGLDELQANAILQMQLRRLAALEQQKINDEKKGLEAEILRLETILSNEANIKDEIRRETSEIAAKFGDARRTEIAIDTSDLSNEDLIEDKTVLISLTTANYIKRMDIDTYRKQRRGGHGITGMTTKDDDGVDRVFAAEMKDYLLCFTNIGRVYWLKVYQIPESSRIAKGKPIVNLLNLKDEIVTKVIPIRVFREDRFMLFATRYGQVIKIPQTEFSNPRSVGTNAIRLKENDQLVDVIATDGSKEIVLSTRFGYSLRFHEETVRTVMRNASGVRGMKLRGEDTIVALTLVEKDHLLTISDVGFGKRTEFDDFRGHGRGTMGVKNMQLERNAIVIESRAVLDTDEIIVMTAEGVVIRMPVSEIRIIGRGTKGVRTIRLDDKDRVVGVAIVQPEVDNGENNSEVTAEPSAPETNGSEKSE, encoded by the coding sequence TTGACATCTGAAGTCCCCCCCGCAAGCGGCCCGGAAACCCACCGCACCGAACCTATCAGTATCGCACACGAGATGAAGACATCGTACATCAATTACGCAATGAGTGTCATCATCGGGCGTGCAATCCCCGATGTCCGCGATGGTCTCAAACCCGTTCACCGCCGCTCGCTCTTTGCGATGTGGGAGATGGGCAACACCAGCGACAAACCCACCAAGAAGAGTGCGAGGGTGGTCGGTGAAGTGATGGGTAAGTTCCATCCGCACGGCGATGCATCTATCTACGACACGATTGTCAAGATGGCACAGCCCTTCTCGTACCGCAACATGCTGGTACAGGGGCAGGGTAACTTCGGATCGGTTGATGGTGATTCTGCTGCAGCCAGCAGGTACACCGAGGTCAGGCTCTTCCCGTATGCAGAAGCGCTCTTAGAGGATCTCGACAAAGATACCGTCAGGTTCATCCCGAACTACGATGAGTCATTGAAAGAGCCGACCGTCCTCCCCTCAAAGATTCCCAACCTGCTGGTCAACGGCACGGATGGTATTGCCGTCGGTATGGCAACCAAGATGCCCCCGCACAACCTGCGGGAGGTCTGCGCAGCGGTCAACCTCTACCTCGACAACCCGGAAATCCCGGTTGAAGAGATCATGAAGGTCATGCCCGGCCCCGACTTTCCGACGGGCGGGGTCATGATGGGCACCGAAGGGGTAAAAAACATCTACACCACCGGGCAGGGTCGCGTGGTCGTCAGAGGGGTAGCCACCATCGAAGAGAGTGAAGGGGGCAACCGGGGCGACCGTATCATCGTATCCGAACTCCCGTACCAGGTCAACAAAGCCCAGTGGATCACCAACATTGCCGAGATGGTCAAAGAGAAACGGATCGACGGCCTTTCCGATATCCGCGACGAGTCGGACAAAGACGGCATCCGGGTTGTCTTCGAGCTCCGCAAGGGCACGATCTCAGCGGTCATCTTAAACCAGCTCTACAAGCTGACCGCACTCGAATCCAGTTTCTCGGCGATCAATCTTGCGATTGTCGAAAACCAGCCAAAGGTACTCAACCTCCACGGCCTTCTAAAGAACTTCGTCCACCACCGTATCGAAGTGATCAGGCGCAGGTCGGAGTTTGACTTAAAGAAAGCGCAGGATAAAGTCCATATCTTAATCGGTCTCCTTATCGCCCTTTCCAAGATCGACTTGATCATCAAAGCCATCCGGGCATCCGATTCGGTTGACAATGCCAGACTGGCCCTGATCACCCAGTTCGGGCTCGATGAACTGCAGGCAAATGCAATCCTCCAGATGCAGCTCCGCCGCCTCGCAGCACTCGAGCAGCAGAAGATCAATGATGAGAAGAAAGGACTTGAAGCCGAGATTTTACGGCTCGAGACCATTCTCTCGAATGAAGCCAACATCAAAGACGAGATCCGTCGCGAGACCAGTGAGATTGCGGCCAAATTCGGCGATGCCCGGAGAACCGAGATCGCGATAGATACGAGCGATCTCTCCAACGAGGACCTGATCGAGGACAAGACGGTCTTAATCTCGCTCACTACCGCCAACTACATCAAGCGGATGGACATCGATACCTACCGCAAGCAGCGGCGGGGCGGTCACGGGATCACCGGCATGACCACCAAGGATGATGACGGGGTGGACCGGGTCTTTGCGGCAGAGATGAAAGATTACCTGCTCTGCTTTACCAACATCGGCCGGGTCTACTGGCTCAAAGTCTACCAGATCCCCGAAAGCTCACGGATTGCAAAAGGCAAACCGATCGTCAATCTCCTGAACTTAAAAGACGAGATCGTGACCAAGGTCATCCCGATCCGGGTCTTCAGGGAAGACCGGTTCATGCTGTTTGCCACCCGGTACGGACAGGTCATCAAGATCCCCCAGACAGAATTCTCCAACCCGCGTTCAGTCGGGACCAATGCCATCCGGCTCAAGGAGAACGACCAGTTAGTCGATGTCATTGCAACTGACGGTTCTAAGGAGATCGTCTTGTCTACCCGCTTCGGCTACAGTCTCCGGTTCCATGAAGAGACCGTCCGCACCGTGATGCGCAATGCATCCGGGGTCCGGGGTATGAAACTCCGGGGCGAGGATACCATAGTTGCCCTCACGTTAGTCGAGAAGGACCACCTCCTCACCATATCCGATGTAGGGTTCGGGAAGAGGACGGAGTTTGATGACTTCCGCGGGCATGGCCGGGGCACGATGGGTGTCAAGAACATGCAGCTCGAACGCAATGCCATTGTGATTGAGTCGCGTGCTGTCCTGGATACCGATGAGATCATTGTCATGACCGCAGAAGGGGTCGTCATCCGTATGCCGGTCAGCGAGATACGGATCATCGGGCGCGGAACCAAAGGTGTCCGGACCATACGCCTGGATGACAAAGACCGGGTCGTGGGTGTCGCCATTGTCCAGCCCGAAGTTGACAATGGTGAGAACAATTCAGAAGTGACGGCAGAACCGTCTGCTCCTGAAACAAACGGATCAGAAAAATCCGAATAA
- a CDS encoding DNA topoisomerase IV subunit B: MTDTYDASHITVLEGLTPVRERPAMYIGSTDTRGLHHLVYEVVDNSIDEALAGHCSRISVIINKDGSLQVEDNGRGIPVDRMEKTGKSALEVVLTVLHAGGKFDKESYQVSGGLHGVGVSVVNALSNWLSAHVYRDGNVYEMRFAKGIMTSPLSTREESLNELLARYQQWYGEPAPFSRTAVPVNTHASGQQDLSVAPEIDPVESERESRLNFLAQFGAKMNGTRIHFVPDATIFETTTFDYDVLAHRMRELAFLNAGLSITITDERSGDAATYCYAGGLVEFVKYLNDGLECLHPSPIDISKKDLENKLEIEVAMQYTTSYDEKIYSFVNSVNTKDGGTHLEGFRSAITRTINTVAKRNGLIKENSTITLRGEDVREGLTSVVSIKMANPQFEGQTKMRLGNSSVKGTVDSLVYAALSEYFDENPNVLKIIIEKALSAAKAREAARNARDLARRKSSLESSGLPGKLADCSERDPAKSEVYIVEGDSAGGSAKQGRDRKFQAILPLRGKILNVEKAGEHQILKNAEIQTLISAIGTGIGEKFDQERARYHHIVIMTDADVDGAHIRTLLLTFFYRYMLKLVEAGYIYIAQPPLFRISKGKEEKWVQTEEEMQIVSAAMGDKGVSVQRYKGLGEMNAQQLWDTTMDPEYRVFKQVTIEDALEADEMFRTLMGKDVEIRKNFIIRHAKEVTNLDI; encoded by the coding sequence TTGACAGACACGTACGACGCATCCCATATCACGGTGCTTGAAGGGCTCACACCAGTCCGCGAACGCCCGGCTATGTACATCGGCAGTACCGATACCCGGGGTCTTCACCACCTTGTCTACGAAGTTGTGGACAATTCCATCGACGAAGCACTTGCCGGACACTGCAGCCGGATCTCGGTAATCATCAATAAAGACGGTTCCCTCCAGGTGGAGGACAACGGCCGGGGTATCCCGGTCGACCGGATGGAGAAGACTGGCAAGAGCGCTCTTGAAGTAGTGCTGACCGTTCTTCATGCAGGAGGCAAGTTCGACAAGGAGAGCTACCAGGTCTCCGGAGGTCTCCATGGCGTCGGCGTCTCGGTAGTCAACGCACTTTCCAACTGGCTCTCCGCCCATGTCTACCGAGACGGCAATGTCTACGAGATGCGTTTTGCCAAAGGCATCATGACCTCCCCGCTCTCTACGCGGGAAGAGTCCCTCAATGAGCTGCTTGCCCGGTACCAGCAGTGGTATGGGGAACCAGCCCCCTTCTCCCGGACAGCAGTACCGGTAAATACCCATGCAAGCGGCCAGCAGGATCTCTCGGTTGCACCGGAGATCGATCCGGTCGAATCCGAGCGCGAGAGCCGCCTCAACTTCCTTGCGCAGTTCGGTGCAAAGATGAACGGCACCCGTATCCACTTTGTTCCCGATGCCACCATCTTTGAGACCACTACATTCGATTATGATGTGCTCGCCCACCGTATGCGGGAACTCGCATTCCTCAATGCGGGCCTCAGCATCACCATCACGGACGAGCGGTCCGGCGATGCCGCCACCTACTGTTATGCAGGCGGGCTTGTCGAGTTTGTCAAATACTTAAACGACGGGCTGGAGTGCCTCCACCCGTCTCCGATCGATATCTCGAAAAAGGACCTGGAGAACAAACTCGAGATCGAAGTCGCCATGCAGTACACGACCTCGTACGACGAGAAGATATACTCATTCGTCAACTCGGTCAATACCAAGGATGGTGGAACGCATCTCGAAGGTTTCCGCAGCGCCATCACCCGGACGATCAACACGGTGGCAAAGAGAAACGGCCTGATCAAGGAGAACTCAACCATCACCCTCCGGGGCGAAGATGTCCGTGAAGGGCTAACCTCGGTTGTCTCCATCAAGATGGCAAACCCCCAGTTCGAGGGGCAGACCAAGATGCGGCTCGGAAACAGCAGCGTCAAGGGCACGGTCGACTCGCTGGTCTATGCAGCACTGAGCGAATATTTCGACGAAAACCCCAATGTGCTCAAGATCATCATCGAAAAAGCCCTCTCGGCAGCCAAGGCCCGCGAAGCCGCAAGAAATGCCCGCGACCTTGCCCGGCGCAAGAGTTCTTTAGAGAGTTCCGGACTTCCCGGAAAACTCGCCGACTGCTCGGAACGCGACCCGGCCAAGAGCGAGGTCTATATTGTGGAAGGTGACTCTGCAGGCGGTTCAGCCAAGCAGGGACGGGACCGCAAGTTCCAGGCCATCTTACCCCTCAGGGGAAAGATCCTCAACGTGGAAAAAGCCGGCGAGCACCAGATCCTGAAGAACGCAGAAATCCAGACGCTCATCTCCGCAATCGGTACGGGGATTGGCGAGAAGTTCGACCAGGAACGGGCCCGTTACCACCATATCGTGATCATGACCGATGCCGATGTTGACGGCGCACACATCCGTACCCTCCTCTTAACCTTCTTCTACCGGTACATGCTCAAACTGGTCGAAGCCGGGTATATCTATATCGCCCAGCCCCCCCTGTTCCGGATCTCGAAAGGAAAGGAAGAGAAATGGGTACAGACTGAAGAAGAGATGCAGATCGTATCGGCCGCCATGGGCGACAAAGGCGTCTCTGTCCAGCGGTACAAGGGTCTTGGTGAGATGAACGCCCAGCAGCTCTGGGATACCACCATGGACCCGGAGTACCGGGTCTTCAAGCAGGTAACCATTGAGGATGCATTAGAGGCAGACGAGATGTTCAGGACCCTGATGGGAAAGGACGTGGAGATCAGGAAAAATTTCATCATCCGCCATGCAAAGGAGGTGACCAACCTTGACATCTGA
- a CDS encoding cobalt transporter, giving the protein MIEELFQIERDAYKDSMIHRLDARVKIAIAFAAIIALVAVPYSTMIYTVGAIFFLFFLVLWCCTRLSPVVYAKRLMTIVPLWGMIIFFQIFLKNKYYTDYTVVMSLPFGINIYAQSIEFAFILLVKFVICISFIILLSSTTKMHDMLEGAARLGLPAEFALALGMMIRYLFVFAYMFRKINETLKTKCFDAFDRHLPYRYRLQQLGYTMGTMFIRSYEQGERVYTSMLCRGYGRDSYLFVAKKPLRQIEWAFLTLSLIFIIAVPLTIWLTATSLF; this is encoded by the coding sequence ATGATCGAAGAGCTGTTCCAGATAGAACGGGATGCCTACAAGGACAGTATGATCCACCGGCTCGACGCACGCGTGAAGATCGCCATCGCATTTGCCGCGATCATTGCACTGGTTGCGGTGCCCTACTCTACCATGATCTATACCGTAGGGGCGATCTTCTTTCTTTTTTTCCTGGTGCTCTGGTGCTGCACCCGGTTGTCTCCGGTTGTCTATGCAAAACGCTTAATGACCATTGTCCCGCTCTGGGGTATGATCATCTTCTTTCAGATCTTTTTAAAAAATAAATATTACACTGATTACACCGTAGTAATGAGCCTTCCTTTCGGGATCAATATCTACGCCCAGTCAATCGAGTTTGCGTTCATCCTGCTGGTTAAATTCGTTATCTGTATATCGTTTATTATCCTGCTCTCATCTACAACAAAGATGCACGATATGCTCGAAGGGGCTGCCCGTTTGGGACTGCCCGCGGAGTTTGCCCTTGCACTCGGGATGATGATCCGGTACCTGTTCGTCTTTGCCTACATGTTCCGCAAGATCAACGAGACCTTAAAGACCAAATGTTTCGATGCGTTCGATCGCCATCTCCCGTACCGCTACCGGCTCCAACAACTCGGGTATACCATGGGTACCATGTTCATCCGCTCCTACGAGCAGGGAGAGCGGGTATACACCAGTATGCTCTGCCGGGGCTACGGGCGTGACAGTTATCTCTTTGTTGCAAAAAAACCGCTCCGTCAGATCGAATGGGCCTTCCTCACCCTCTCCCTAATATTCATCATCGCAGTCCCGCTCACCATCTGGCTGACCGCAACCAGCCTTTTCTGA
- a CDS encoding ATP-binding protein, protein MHLIETRDLCYVYPGKVTALNNINFIAPRKARIAVIGSNGAGKSTLFKHFNGIFKPTSGSVLIRGEPITKQNSREIRKFVGIVFQNPDDQIFSPTVEQDVAFGPTNLGLDAETIHHRVHEALQVVGIEHLANRVPHHLSGGEKKRVAIAGVIAMEPEVLVLDEPTAGLDPRGVADLNKFINTLSSKYGMTVIFSTHDVGLVPEIADYIYVMDKGRIVASGTVDEIFVQPEMLQSVRLDVPVIPRLLSSLKENGIEVSMAYTYAEAEESLLRAFGKRS, encoded by the coding sequence ATGCACCTTATCGAGACCCGCGATCTCTGCTACGTCTATCCCGGCAAAGTCACCGCATTAAACAACATCAATTTCATAGCCCCGCGAAAGGCCCGCATCGCAGTGATCGGATCGAATGGTGCAGGAAAGAGCACGCTGTTCAAGCATTTCAACGGTATTTTCAAACCCACATCCGGTTCCGTGCTTATCCGTGGCGAACCCATAACAAAACAGAACAGCCGGGAGATAAGGAAATTTGTTGGTATCGTCTTCCAGAACCCAGACGACCAGATATTCTCCCCAACCGTTGAGCAGGATGTAGCATTCGGCCCCACGAATCTCGGGCTCGATGCCGAGACCATTCACCACCGGGTGCATGAAGCCCTGCAGGTAGTAGGCATTGAACACCTGGCAAACCGGGTGCCGCATCACCTCAGCGGAGGCGAGAAAAAGCGGGTTGCCATTGCCGGCGTGATTGCAATGGAACCGGAAGTGCTCGTGCTCGATGAACCGACCGCCGGCCTCGATCCCCGGGGTGTCGCGGATCTCAACAAATTCATCAACACCCTCTCTTCAAAATACGGGATGACCGTTATCTTCTCCACCCATGATGTCGGACTTGTTCCCGAAATTGCAGATTACATCTATGTGATGGACAAAGGACGGATCGTTGCAAGCGGTACGGTAGATGAGATCTTCGTGCAGCCGGAAATGCTCCAGTCAGTCCGGCTCGATGTACCGGTCATTCCCCGATTGCTCAGCAGCCTCAAAGAAAACGGTATCGAAGTATCGATGGCATATACTTATGCAGAAGCAGAAGAATCCCTGCTTCGCGCCTTTGGCAAGCGATCATGA
- a CDS encoding cobalamin biosynthesis protein CbiN: MMDNKTFIIVGIVIALLIGVVAVFMASGDPDGLESTALIVQGQKTLTGPTPPDAEIAEDMTGKFSYSSPMPDYSLGESMGSMGGMVAIIVGTILAFLVVLGLAYGIKLAGKPAK; encoded by the coding sequence ATGATGGACAACAAGACATTCATTATCGTAGGTATTGTCATTGCACTCCTGATAGGAGTTGTAGCCGTGTTCATGGCATCCGGGGATCCGGATGGTCTTGAGAGTACAGCCCTGATTGTACAGGGCCAGAAGACCCTTACCGGCCCCACTCCTCCCGATGCTGAGATCGCAGAAGACATGACCGGAAAGTTCTCGTATTCTTCGCCGATGCCCGATTACTCGCTGGGTGAATCCATGGGATCGATGGGAGGCATGGTTGCAATAATTGTCGGCACGATCCTTGCGTTCCTCGTGGTGCTTGGCCTTGCCTACGGCATCAAACTTGCCGGTAAACCAGCAAAATAA
- a CDS encoding cobalamin biosynthesis protein CbiM — protein sequence MHIPDAFIPIWQGAIYWIIALVFVALALRWARKDLNEEKLPLIAVLAAGIFALQSFNLPVSMGTSGHLVGGALAAIILGSPFAAVFILTLVLIVQAVLFGDGGITTMGANIINMGVIGGFVGFYTFKGLMTATKSMPVSAFVAAWLACLIPSLACAVEMFLAGTFPLKEGLIAMGLYHAAIGVIEGIVTVAVIYLVTKARPDLVDTGVKDARGAGAS from the coding sequence ATGCACATACCTGACGCATTCATTCCCATCTGGCAGGGCGCAATCTACTGGATTATCGCCCTTGTTTTTGTAGCGCTCGCCCTCCGTTGGGCACGAAAAGATCTCAATGAGGAGAAACTCCCGCTCATTGCCGTGCTTGCAGCCGGCATCTTTGCCCTCCAGTCCTTCAACCTCCCGGTCTCCATGGGGACCAGCGGACACCTGGTTGGCGGAGCGCTTGCCGCAATCATCCTCGGCTCGCCGTTTGCTGCAGTATTCATTCTTACCCTCGTATTGATCGTCCAGGCAGTCCTGTTTGGCGATGGCGGTATCACAACCATGGGTGCCAACATCATCAACATGGGGGTCATTGGCGGTTTTGTCGGGTTCTATACATTCAAAGGCCTAATGACTGCAACAAAGAGCATGCCCGTCTCCGCGTTCGTAGCAGCATGGCTTGCCTGCCTGATCCCCTCACTCGCATGTGCAGTTGAGATGTTCCTTGCAGGAACGTTCCCCCTCAAAGAGGGCCTGATTGCCATGGGACTGTACCATGCAGCGATCGGCGTTATCGAGGGTATAGTAACCGTTGCGGTTATCTACCTGGTAACCAAGGCAAGGCCGGATCTGGTGGATACGGGAGTAAAGGATGCCCGGGGGGCTGGCGCATCATGA
- a CDS encoding nickel-responsive transcriptional regulator NikR — MTMDSDLSRIGISLPSNLLDKFDEIINQRGYSSRSEGIRDAIRTYITYYKWMSDVKGEREGVITMVYDHDQRGLLVTLTDIQHEYHKLIKASLHSHVTHNRCLEVILVHGDGSDLKLFAERLMSQKGVESVKLTTITVDE, encoded by the coding sequence ATGACAATGGACTCTGATCTCTCCCGCATCGGCATATCGCTACCCAGCAACCTGCTCGACAAGTTTGATGAGATTATCAACCAGCGCGGATATTCCTCCCGTTCAGAGGGTATCCGCGATGCGATCCGCACGTACATCACCTACTACAAGTGGATGTCGGATGTCAAAGGGGAACGTGAAGGGGTCATCACGATGGTATACGATCATGACCAGCGGGGATTGTTAGTCACGCTGACCGATATCCAGCACGAGTACCACAAACTTATCAAGGCCTCATTGCACTCGCATGTCACCCACAACCGTTGTCTCGAAGTGATTCTCGTGCACGGTGATGGATCCGATCTGAAGTTGTTTGCCGAGCGACTCATGTCGCAGAAAGGTGTCGAGTCGGTCAAGCTGACGACCATAACGGTGGATGAATAA
- a CDS encoding SAM-dependent methyltransferase has translation MCDNTPPVSDPAAVPGLFPANPLSFLDNALTGLRQYHAVMTALDLGLFEILREPKTGTECAFELGCKQEIITLLCEGLATFGLLEKTGDKFRNSEITQQCLIRDAPLPQQHAIAFQKKLAGFWSDLPRIAKEGPVTCDRAQMFRDVIIPSMAENCRCGLLQQVTASVAAIPEFPAARQLLDLGGGHGLYSIAFCQKNPGLNAIVFDLPPVTGATRDFINRYHADRVSVMPGDFFIDPIGSGYDIIFSSSNPGGKVPGLIPKIAGALNPGGLFINKQAIDDAPYDPWLSLEWNLWTFEGVQKQATRYVFSNSVPFAEYNRLLADHGFVVREIVPIDAQSAMTIAEKVRV, from the coding sequence ATGTGCGATAATACGCCCCCGGTTTCTGATCCTGCGGCAGTGCCGGGTCTATTCCCGGCAAACCCGCTCTCCTTTCTCGACAATGCGCTTACGGGATTACGGCAGTATCATGCGGTGATGACAGCCCTCGATCTCGGGTTGTTCGAAATTCTCCGTGAGCCAAAGACCGGGACGGAATGTGCCTTTGAACTGGGATGCAAACAGGAGATCATCACCCTCCTGTGCGAAGGGCTGGCCACGTTTGGCCTGCTGGAAAAGACAGGAGATAAATTCCGTAACAGTGAGATAACGCAGCAGTGTCTTATCAGGGATGCCCCACTTCCGCAGCAGCATGCCATTGCCTTCCAGAAAAAACTGGCGGGCTTCTGGTCAGATCTCCCCCGTATTGCAAAAGAGGGTCCGGTCACCTGTGACCGTGCGCAGATGTTCCGGGATGTGATCATCCCCTCCATGGCGGAGAACTGCCGGTGCGGACTTCTCCAGCAGGTGACTGCAAGCGTTGCAGCGATTCCGGAATTTCCTGCTGCCCGACAGCTGCTTGACCTGGGCGGGGGGCACGGCCTGTACTCGATTGCGTTCTGCCAGAAAAACCCCGGGCTGAATGCGATAGTCTTCGATCTGCCTCCCGTAACCGGTGCCACGCGGGACTTCATCAACCGGTACCATGCCGATCGGGTGAGTGTCATGCCCGGGGATTTCTTCATAGATCCCATCGGCAGCGGGTATGATATCATCTTCTCATCGTCCAATCCCGGCGGAAAGGTACCGGGGCTGATCCCAAAGATTGCCGGAGCACTCAACCCGGGTGGCCTGTTCATCAACAAACAGGCCATCGATGATGCACCGTATGATCCATGGCTCAGCCTCGAATGGAATCTCTGGACCTTCGAAGGTGTGCAGAAACAGGCGACCCGGTACGTCTTTTCCAACAGCGTCCCGTTTGCGGAATATAACCGGTTGCTGGCGGACCATGGATTCGTGGTGCGGGAAATTGTACCGATCGATGCACAGTCAGCCATGACCATCGCAGAAAAGGTGCGGGTATGA